From Varibaculum massiliense, a single genomic window includes:
- a CDS encoding bifunctional riboflavin kinase/FAD synthetase: MEIWTSAPQLEKDQRTVATIGIFDGVHKGHTRILKTVVERARRAGLKAVAITFSPHPSQLHHPENPTPLIQPLPDRLDAMAALGLDATWVVPYTWELANQSPQWFIDRYFIQGLHLKELVVGQDVRFGRGNRGDIETLRQAGLIQDFQVIEVADITDQDARRYSSTRVRACLASGDVQGAARILGRNFRLRGVVERGFRRGRLLGFPTANLGGTEGLAIPADGVYAGHLVRSVPGTNAVEHLPAAISVGTNPQFAGTKTTVEAHVLGRADLDLYDEPIAIDFIARLREMLKLESVEKLQAQMDEDLRACSEILGVPPAGRVDPDEVTAL, from the coding sequence GTGGAAATCTGGACTTCGGCTCCGCAACTGGAAAAAGACCAGCGCACTGTCGCCACCATTGGGATTTTTGACGGGGTGCATAAAGGCCATACCCGGATTTTAAAAACCGTGGTAGAGCGGGCGCGGCGTGCGGGGCTCAAAGCGGTGGCGATTACCTTTTCTCCCCACCCTTCTCAGCTGCATCATCCGGAAAATCCTACTCCCTTAATCCAGCCCCTTCCTGACCGTCTGGACGCTATGGCGGCGTTGGGGCTCGATGCCACCTGGGTGGTGCCTTATACCTGGGAGCTGGCAAATCAAAGTCCGCAATGGTTTATTGACCGTTACTTTATACAGGGTCTGCACCTTAAAGAACTGGTGGTGGGGCAAGATGTCCGTTTCGGGCGGGGAAACCGGGGCGATATTGAGACTTTACGCCAGGCGGGACTTATCCAAGATTTTCAGGTAATTGAGGTAGCAGATATTACTGACCAGGATGCACGCCGCTATTCCTCCACCCGGGTGCGTGCTTGCTTGGCCAGCGGTGATGTCCAAGGTGCTGCCCGTATTTTAGGGCGGAATTTCCGCTTGCGCGGGGTTGTGGAGCGCGGTTTTCGGCGCGGGCGGCTGCTGGGTTTCCCGACTGCCAATCTGGGAGGCACCGAGGGGCTAGCGATTCCCGCCGATGGAGTATATGCCGGGCATTTGGTGCGATCCGTGCCAGGAACTAACGCAGTCGAGCATTTACCAGCGGCAATCTCGGTAGGTACTAATCCCCAGTTTGCGGGAACCAAAACTACGGTAGAAGCCCACGTGTTAGGGCGCGCTGACCTTGATCTCTATGATGAACCGATAGCGATCGATTTTATTGCCCGCCTGCGGGAAATGCTGAAACTAGAAAGCGTAGAAAAGTTGCAGGCACAAATGGATGAAGACCTGCGCGCATGCAGTGAAATCCTGGGGGTTCCGCCGGCAGGAAGGGTTGATCCTGACGAGGTAACCGCACTATAA
- the infB gene encoding translation initiation factor IF-2 has protein sequence MAKLRVHELAKELGTTSKIVLQALKDSGEFVKSASSTIEAPVARKMREHFAKLAEEVEAAAPKVKAAKQKVAAKTAKSKAGAKANASQAEESKAAASKDDEPNTAPEQKAQPAAKPAKKTAASKATPKPGPKPDAKETAAKPAEKAAKPAPKPGRSAAKPGPKPAPRPGVPRPGNNPFASSQGMPRPGGPRPGNNPFASSQGMPRPGGSSGQRKNAGRGRPGRGNKRGSGATPNVMPTHSPAAPMMDQPAPSRGQRRGGGGQGGPGGPGGPGGPGRPGGHRMNNRGRGGFGATQGAFGRGGSSKAKRRKSKRAKRAEYEQQTAPKIGGVQVPHGDGSTPLRLRSGASLADMADRIDCDPASLVTVLMTLGEMATSNQSLDEDTLMTLGSELGYQVQVVSPEDEDRELLESFDIDLKEEEQSDEEDALPRPPVVTVMGHVDHGKTKLLDAIRDTDVVGGEHGGITQHIGAYQVNIDMDDVRRAITFIDTPGHEAFTAMRARGAEVTDIAILVVAADDGVMPQTVEAINHAQAANVPIVVAVNKVDKPESNPDKVRAQLTEYGLVAEEYGGDVMFVDVSAKQRKGIHELLEAVLLTADAALELKANPDAAARGVAIETRLDKGRGAVATILVQRGTLRVGDSIVVGSSHGRVRAMLDEYGNTVEEAGPSFPTAVLGLTSVPGAGDSLLVAEDERTARQIADKRQAQQRAAQLGKRRKRISLEDFNAALEQGKVDTLNLILKGDVSGAVEALEDSLLKIDVGDEVQLRIIHRGVGAITQNDINLASVDNAVVIGFNVRPAQRVAEYADSEGVDMRFYNVIYQAIEDVENAMKGMLKPIYEEKQMGTAEILQVFRSSKFGNIAGSLVREGLIKRGAKARLVRDGVVVEPELQISSLRREKDDVTEVREGYECGISLGVKDIKVGDQIETWEMVEKPRE, from the coding sequence GTGGCGAAACTTAGAGTTCATGAGCTAGCTAAAGAGCTCGGAACCACTTCGAAAATTGTGCTGCAGGCACTAAAGGACTCGGGGGAGTTCGTAAAAAGCGCGTCCTCGACTATTGAGGCTCCGGTAGCGCGGAAAATGCGGGAGCATTTTGCCAAGCTAGCCGAAGAGGTCGAGGCAGCGGCTCCCAAAGTTAAAGCGGCGAAACAGAAGGTTGCCGCAAAGACAGCTAAATCCAAGGCGGGGGCGAAAGCTAACGCTAGCCAGGCGGAAGAAAGTAAAGCCGCAGCTAGCAAGGATGACGAACCGAATACTGCCCCAGAGCAAAAGGCGCAGCCCGCGGCTAAACCCGCCAAGAAAACTGCAGCTAGTAAAGCAACGCCGAAGCCCGGTCCGAAACCGGATGCTAAAGAAACTGCCGCGAAGCCGGCAGAAAAGGCAGCTAAACCGGCACCTAAACCCGGCAGGTCAGCGGCAAAGCCCGGTCCGAAACCGGCACCGCGTCCCGGGGTACCTCGCCCCGGAAACAACCCCTTTGCATCTTCCCAGGGGATGCCACGTCCCGGCGGTCCTCGCCCCGGAAACAACCCCTTCGCATCTTCCCAGGGGATGCCACGTCCCGGCGGCAGCTCCGGGCAGCGTAAAAACGCTGGTCGTGGACGTCCGGGACGGGGAAATAAGCGGGGATCGGGGGCTACTCCTAATGTGATGCCTACCCATTCACCAGCTGCTCCCATGATGGATCAGCCGGCTCCTTCGCGCGGTCAGCGCCGCGGTGGCGGCGGGCAAGGCGGTCCGGGCGGTCCGGGCGGTCCGGGCGGTCCGGGTCGTCCCGGCGGTCACCGGATGAATAATCGTGGTCGCGGCGGTTTTGGCGCCACTCAAGGGGCGTTCGGTCGCGGCGGTTCCTCGAAAGCTAAACGGCGTAAATCCAAACGCGCTAAACGCGCCGAATACGAGCAACAAACCGCTCCCAAGATTGGCGGCGTGCAGGTACCTCACGGAGATGGCTCCACGCCCTTACGCTTGCGTTCGGGGGCTTCACTAGCGGATATGGCAGATCGTATCGACTGCGATCCCGCATCCTTGGTGACTGTCCTTATGACCTTGGGGGAGATGGCTACCTCCAACCAGTCTTTGGACGAAGATACTTTGATGACACTCGGCTCTGAACTGGGTTATCAGGTGCAGGTAGTTTCGCCAGAAGACGAAGACCGCGAACTGCTAGAATCCTTCGATATTGACTTGAAGGAAGAAGAGCAAAGCGATGAAGAAGACGCCTTGCCGCGTCCTCCGGTGGTTACGGTTATGGGTCACGTTGACCACGGTAAAACCAAGCTGCTGGACGCGATTCGTGACACCGATGTGGTGGGCGGCGAGCACGGCGGAATCACCCAGCATATTGGTGCTTACCAGGTAAACATCGATATGGATGACGTACGTCGCGCAATTACCTTTATCGATACTCCTGGTCACGAAGCGTTCACCGCTATGCGTGCACGCGGGGCGGAAGTTACCGATATTGCGATTTTGGTGGTAGCCGCCGATGACGGGGTGATGCCCCAGACGGTGGAAGCAATCAACCACGCTCAGGCCGCTAATGTGCCAATCGTGGTGGCGGTGAACAAGGTTGATAAACCGGAATCCAACCCGGATAAAGTTCGCGCCCAACTCACCGAATACGGCCTGGTGGCCGAGGAATACGGCGGCGATGTAATGTTCGTTGATGTCTCGGCTAAACAGCGTAAAGGTATTCACGAATTGTTAGAGGCGGTGCTGCTAACTGCAGATGCCGCCCTAGAGCTGAAAGCTAATCCGGATGCGGCTGCTCGCGGGGTAGCGATTGAAACTCGCCTGGATAAAGGGCGGGGAGCTGTCGCCACTATCTTGGTGCAGCGCGGTACTTTGCGCGTTGGTGACTCGATTGTAGTGGGCTCGTCTCATGGTCGGGTGCGCGCCATGCTTGACGAGTACGGCAATACGGTAGAGGAAGCCGGTCCTTCCTTCCCCACGGCGGTGCTGGGGCTTACCAGCGTGCCAGGTGCAGGCGACTCCCTGCTGGTGGCGGAAGATGAACGCACTGCCCGCCAGATTGCCGATAAGCGGCAGGCGCAGCAACGTGCCGCCCAACTGGGTAAACGCCGCAAGCGGATTTCGCTGGAAGATTTCAACGCCGCTTTGGAACAGGGCAAGGTAGATACTTTGAACCTGATTTTGAAGGGCGATGTGTCTGGTGCAGTCGAGGCTCTGGAAGATTCACTGCTCAAGATCGATGTGGGCGACGAAGTACAGCTGCGGATTATTCACCGCGGCGTGGGCGCGATTACCCAAAACGATATCAACTTGGCCAGCGTAGACAACGCGGTAGTGATTGGTTTCAACGTGCGTCCGGCGCAGCGAGTAGCCGAATACGCCGATTCCGAAGGCGTAGATATGCGCTTCTACAACGTCATCTATCAGGCGATTGAAGATGTTGAGAACGCCATGAAGGGCATGCTCAAACCCATTTATGAAGAAAAACAGATGGGTACCGCCGAGATTCTGCAAGTATTCCGCTCCTCCAAGTTCGGTAATATCGCTGGTTCGCTGGTGCGTGAGGGTCTGATCAAGCGGGGCGCTAAGGCTCGCTTGGTGCGTGACGGCGTGGTAGTGGAGCCGGAACTGCAGATTTCTTCTCTACGCCGCGAAAAAGACGATGTTACCGAGGTTCGCGAAGGCTACGAATGTGGTATTTCGCTGGGCGTCAAGGACATCAAGGTTGGCGACCAGATCGAAACCTGGGAAATGGTAGAGAAACCGCGCGAATAG
- a CDS encoding TetR/AcrR family transcriptional regulator, with product MGIKKHKKHVNQQERSGARKNESHERFNGDELRAKNYERKKFPNSPRLETSKENWDAQNGKISRQEPQHQLPSDAKAGGEHAPAPQNPPPSSSPQKNDANSAVKGRGPRGARGKMREQIKKVAESQFIARGYDGTTMRSIAKGAGCDPAMVSYYFGSKQRLFRDCFDLPLDPLEQILQLWAPGIEGVADRLLDFAFTLYEERLTKDRMKALMRALITDAETTQRFRAYIRDNLLKGVAQLLDAVDPKLDSDTRQLLEARFQTLVEILMSMIYGVATMRYIVQLEPVASMPREELQRSLSPILQSQIENLAHEVFPSVS from the coding sequence ATGGGCATAAAGAAACATAAAAAGCACGTCAATCAGCAAGAACGCTCCGGAGCGCGAAAAAATGAAAGCCATGAGCGTTTCAACGGCGATGAATTAAGGGCAAAGAATTACGAAAGGAAAAAGTTCCCTAATTCTCCGCGTTTAGAAACAAGCAAGGAAAACTGGGACGCACAAAATGGCAAAATAAGCCGGCAAGAACCACAACACCAACTTCCTTCCGACGCCAAAGCCGGTGGCGAACACGCCCCTGCCCCGCAAAATCCCCCGCCCTCGTCCTCCCCCCAGAAAAATGACGCTAATTCAGCAGTTAAAGGACGAGGCCCGCGGGGAGCCCGCGGGAAAATGCGCGAACAAATCAAGAAAGTGGCAGAAAGTCAGTTCATTGCCCGCGGATACGATGGCACCACTATGCGTTCAATCGCTAAAGGGGCAGGGTGCGACCCGGCAATGGTCAGCTACTATTTCGGTTCTAAACAACGCTTATTTCGTGATTGCTTCGATCTGCCCCTAGATCCTTTGGAACAAATTTTGCAACTATGGGCACCAGGAATCGAGGGGGTAGCTGATCGGCTACTTGATTTTGCTTTCACCCTCTACGAAGAGCGCCTCACCAAGGATCGAATGAAAGCCCTGATGCGCGCGCTGATAACCGATGCGGAAACCACGCAGCGTTTCCGTGCCTATATCCGTGACAACCTGTTAAAAGGGGTAGCCCAGTTACTAGATGCGGTAGATCCGAAGCTAGATTCGGACACAAGACAGCTCCTTGAGGCTCGGTTTCAGACCCTGGTGGAGATTTTAATGTCCATGATCTACGGGGTGGCAACTATGCGTTATATCGTGCAGCTAGAGCCGGTGGCCTCTATGCCGCGCGAAGAGCTGCAAAGATCCCTCTCCCCGATCCTGCAAAGCCAAATCGAGAACCTGGCACACGAAGTATTCCCCTCGGTATCCTAA
- the nusA gene encoding transcription termination factor NusA gives MDIDMAALRMVEAEKGVSLDTLMAAIEDALLKAYHNAPGALDDARVEVDRKNGHVIVMATEVDENGNKIGEFDDTPAGFGRIATTTARSIIMQRLREAEDEQVLGSFRDKQGEVISGIIQQSRDKDAVVVKVGEFEAVLPKAEQVPGEQYRHGQWIRAVVVKTLRGEKGARIEISRRHPDLVRGLFAREVPEITSGDVVIESVAREAGYRTKIAVRSSRPNINAKGACIGPMGRRVRAVMNELNHEKIDIIDYSEDVATFVANALSPARVTSVTVEPAEHVLAHVVVPDFQLSLAIGKEGQNARLAARLTGAKIDIHSDTDQESAAEES, from the coding sequence ATGGATATTGATATGGCCGCATTACGCATGGTAGAAGCGGAAAAGGGCGTCAGCCTAGATACCCTTATGGCTGCTATCGAGGACGCCTTGTTGAAGGCCTACCATAACGCCCCCGGGGCGCTCGATGACGCTCGGGTAGAAGTCGATCGCAAGAACGGTCACGTAATCGTGATGGCGACCGAGGTAGATGAAAACGGCAATAAGATTGGCGAATTTGATGACACTCCCGCTGGGTTTGGGCGGATTGCTACTACCACCGCCCGCTCTATTATTATGCAGCGGCTGCGCGAAGCTGAGGACGAACAGGTACTGGGGTCTTTCCGCGATAAGCAGGGGGAAGTGATCTCGGGAATTATTCAGCAGAGCCGCGATAAAGATGCGGTAGTGGTCAAAGTTGGCGAATTTGAGGCGGTTTTACCGAAAGCCGAACAGGTTCCGGGAGAGCAATATCGCCATGGGCAGTGGATTCGCGCAGTAGTGGTGAAAACTTTGCGCGGGGAAAAGGGCGCCCGGATTGAGATTTCTCGCCGTCACCCCGATCTGGTGCGCGGGTTATTTGCGCGGGAAGTCCCGGAGATTACCTCCGGAGACGTAGTTATTGAATCCGTCGCGCGGGAAGCGGGCTATCGCACCAAGATAGCGGTGCGTTCCAGCCGCCCCAATATCAACGCCAAGGGAGCCTGTATCGGACCGATGGGCAGGCGTGTGCGGGCGGTTATGAACGAACTCAATCACGAAAAAATTGACATTATTGATTATTCCGAGGATGTGGCTACTTTTGTGGCTAATGCCCTCTCACCTGCGCGTGTTACCTCTGTCACGGTAGAACCTGCCGAGCATGTACTGGCGCACGTGGTGGTACCAGATTTCCAACTATCGCTGGCGATTGGTAAAGAGGGGCAAAACGCGCGTTTAGCTGCTCGTTTAACCGGGGCAAAGATCGATATTCATTCCGATACCGACCAGGAATCTGCCGCGGAAGAGTCCTAA
- the truB gene encoding tRNA pseudouridine(55) synthase TruB encodes MGTAKAAPDFCPAGAELDIPRAIKTAPDGVLAVDKPLGVTSHDVVARLRRLAGTRKVGHAGTLDPAASGVLVAGIGRGTKLLQYLQGQRKTYATRVCFGVETDSEDAEGTITATRGATLADLDNLESLLSGWRGQVMQVPSAFSALKIRGRRAADRIRAGEAVRMEPRPITIYELCTPGEPKAGELAGTPVVYQDLTVTCSAGTYIRALGRDLGNQLGVGAHLAALRRLLVGSFDASGTTIANASFPAFSLQELSQMVAAGEELPVVSLDNICRELFPSCQVTPEVLTALGYGQRPEISTETLGDLGKEQLDTPARIYGLHLPGEKISLLASPVEGKWRSVLSLQSR; translated from the coding sequence ATGGGTACTGCCAAAGCGGCTCCGGACTTTTGCCCTGCAGGTGCAGAACTGGACATTCCTCGTGCCATAAAGACTGCTCCCGACGGGGTGTTGGCGGTGGATAAACCCCTGGGGGTTACCAGCCATGATGTAGTGGCGCGCCTGCGCCGCCTGGCGGGAACCCGCAAAGTAGGACATGCGGGAACCCTGGACCCAGCGGCCTCGGGAGTATTAGTTGCCGGCATCGGGCGGGGAACAAAACTGCTGCAATACCTGCAAGGACAGCGAAAAACTTATGCCACGCGGGTATGTTTTGGGGTCGAAACCGATAGCGAGGACGCCGAAGGTACCATTACTGCTACCCGCGGAGCCACTTTAGCGGATTTGGATAATCTGGAAAGCCTACTGTCTGGGTGGCGTGGGCAGGTCATGCAAGTGCCGAGCGCTTTTTCCGCCCTGAAAATCCGCGGGCGGCGGGCGGCGGATCGGATTCGCGCCGGCGAAGCAGTGCGGATGGAACCCCGCCCCATCACTATTTATGAACTTTGCACCCCGGGGGAGCCCAAAGCGGGCGAACTTGCAGGTACACCAGTGGTTTATCAAGACCTGACAGTTACCTGTTCGGCGGGTACCTATATTCGCGCCCTCGGAAGGGATCTGGGAAATCAGCTGGGAGTGGGGGCGCACCTAGCAGCCTTACGCCGCCTGCTGGTCGGCTCCTTCGACGCTAGCGGCACTACCATCGCCAATGCGTCCTTCCCTGCTTTTTCTTTGCAAGAACTATCGCAGATGGTAGCGGCAGGAGAAGAACTACCGGTAGTGAGCCTAGATAATATCTGCCGCGAACTGTTCCCCAGCTGTCAGGTAACCCCGGAAGTATTAACCGCCCTAGGCTACGGTCAGCGCCCGGAAATCAGTACGGAAACCCTTGGTGACCTGGGTAAAGAACAGCTAGATACCCCCGCAAGAATCTACGGCCTGCATTTACCGGGAGAAAAGATATCGCTATTGGCGTCTCCAGTGGAGGGCAAGTGGCGTTCTGTACTAAGTTTACAAAGTAGGTAA
- a CDS encoding ribosome maturation factor RimP has translation MTKPKTKLENELHELLTGDCEAAGLFLEDVAVKRAGKYTRLVVTVDLPRGPGAVREDQLSQATLEISRHLDEVDPINGTYNLEVSTPGIERPLKDERQFSRAIGHQVLLKKCDGTSEEGKLVATTTEDIELETAGGQRVIPLTDIAQAQMVVQF, from the coding sequence ATGACGAAACCTAAAACCAAACTAGAAAATGAACTTCATGAGTTATTAACCGGGGATTGTGAAGCTGCCGGACTTTTCCTTGAGGACGTGGCTGTAAAACGTGCCGGAAAATATACCCGTCTAGTGGTGACGGTAGATTTACCCCGCGGTCCGGGCGCGGTGCGTGAAGATCAGCTTTCCCAGGCGACTTTAGAGATTTCTCGACACCTGGATGAGGTTGACCCGATTAATGGAACCTATAATCTGGAGGTCTCCACACCGGGGATTGAGCGTCCCTTAAAGGACGAACGCCAGTTTTCCAGGGCTATTGGGCATCAAGTCTTGTTGAAGAAGTGTGATGGCACCAGCGAAGAGGGTAAGCTGGTGGCTACGACAACTGAAGACATCGAACTGGAAACCGCCGGCGGGCAGCGCGTCATTCCTCTAACCGATATTGCGCAAGCCCAGATGGTGGTACAGTTCTAA
- a CDS encoding aspartate:alanine exchanger family transporter has protein sequence MQILASSPLLTLFLVIALGTLFGSIPFGPLKFGAAGALFVGLAAGALDPKLGENLSLVSAIGLALFVYTIGLAAGASFFRDLRKQAPLLIGAVALIAVYALIVAFGGKALGLGSPLLGGMFAGSLTTTPALAAATDAAGGSTQPAVGYAIAYPVGVIVTMVVVTVLMRIKLPAKNDPDPASAAGLATQTIRVENPMRIQEIPGIAEVVGSAEGGLRISYLLRDGKMQVAHPDGELKSGDLAFLVGIPDTVKTAGQALGKPIDEDISNDRTTVNFGRFTVSNSRLVGVPVANLFLPARFQSLLTRVRRGDTDMLATAATRLQLGDRVLVVYPVERESDIAKTFGDSEHKISDIDYLPFGLGIAAGVALGLITIPLGSLGSLALGAAAGPLVVGLILGRIDRLGPLVFSLAPSANNMLRQMGLVLFLAAVGLSSGQAFAAKAFSLTGIKIGLLSAVGIVPVLVALWLLGKFLGLSTARMAGAIAGFVGQPAILSHVQATIPDERCESGYSATFALGIIAKIVLVQIVMAL, from the coding sequence ATGCAAATACTAGCCTCTTCTCCTCTGCTGACTCTATTTCTAGTTATTGCCCTCGGCACCCTCTTTGGTTCGATTCCCTTCGGACCGCTAAAGTTTGGAGCAGCCGGAGCCTTATTCGTAGGTCTAGCAGCCGGCGCCCTTGACCCGAAACTTGGAGAAAATCTATCCCTGGTATCAGCCATCGGACTGGCACTATTTGTCTACACCATCGGTTTGGCCGCAGGTGCCTCTTTCTTCCGCGACCTGCGCAAGCAAGCTCCTCTGTTAATTGGGGCAGTTGCATTGATAGCCGTATACGCCCTGATTGTAGCTTTTGGCGGCAAAGCCTTGGGGCTCGGTTCTCCGCTACTGGGGGGAATGTTTGCAGGATCGCTCACTACCACCCCCGCTCTTGCTGCAGCTACCGATGCCGCGGGAGGAAGCACCCAGCCAGCAGTAGGATACGCGATTGCCTACCCGGTGGGTGTCATCGTCACCATGGTGGTAGTGACTGTATTAATGCGGATAAAACTCCCAGCAAAAAATGATCCCGATCCGGCTTCCGCAGCCGGGCTAGCTACCCAAACCATCCGGGTAGAAAACCCGATGCGAATCCAGGAAATACCCGGGATTGCCGAGGTAGTTGGCTCTGCAGAAGGCGGGCTCAGGATCTCTTATCTGCTGCGGGACGGCAAAATGCAGGTTGCGCATCCCGATGGAGAACTAAAGTCTGGGGATTTAGCGTTTCTAGTGGGAATCCCGGATACCGTTAAAACTGCGGGACAAGCATTGGGCAAGCCAATTGATGAAGATATTTCCAATGACCGCACCACTGTTAATTTTGGGCGCTTTACAGTTTCAAATAGCCGCCTGGTAGGAGTACCAGTCGCCAACTTGTTTTTACCGGCTCGTTTCCAATCACTGCTCACCCGGGTGCGCCGCGGCGACACCGATATGTTGGCTACTGCGGCTACTCGCTTGCAATTAGGTGACCGGGTGCTGGTGGTATATCCGGTAGAAAGAGAAAGTGATATCGCTAAAACTTTTGGGGATTCGGAACATAAAATCTCTGACATCGATTATCTGCCTTTTGGGCTGGGGATTGCAGCGGGAGTGGCTCTAGGCTTAATCACTATCCCGCTCGGATCCCTCGGCTCACTCGCACTGGGAGCAGCTGCCGGACCACTGGTAGTGGGATTAATATTAGGGCGCATAGACCGACTGGGACCGCTGGTTTTTTCTCTGGCGCCCTCGGCAAATAATATGTTGCGGCAAATGGGACTGGTACTTTTCCTGGCAGCAGTGGGCCTCTCTTCCGGGCAGGCCTTTGCCGCCAAAGCGTTTTCCTTGACCGGCATAAAAATTGGGTTGCTGTCAGCTGTCGGGATTGTGCCAGTGTTGGTGGCTCTGTGGCTACTCGGAAAATTCTTGGGACTTTCTACTGCCCGCATGGCCGGAGCAATAGCCGGTTTTGTAGGACAACCCGCGATCCTCAGCCACGTGCAAGCAACTATCCCAGATGAGCGCTGCGAATCCGGATATTCCGCGACCTTCGCCCTTGGAATCATCGCAAAAATCGTATTAGTGCAGATTGTAATGGCGCTGTAA
- the pth gene encoding aminoacyl-tRNA hydrolase yields the protein MAESWLVIGLGNPGEKYAGTRHNAGHLVISHLVQTQGERLRRHKTGSQVATLRLGMPGDATLPVHLAILDSFMNTSGIPTAKLVKFFGIDPAQHLLVIHDDLDLPAFDLRLKRGGGEGGHNGLRSISQNLGTRDYARLRMGIGRPHPRQDPADYVLSRFPRGEQTALEDALDRACEAVTEVVTAGFTRAQQRLNTHP from the coding sequence GGGTGAAAAATATGCGGGTACCCGCCATAACGCTGGTCACCTGGTGATTTCTCATCTGGTACAAACCCAAGGTGAACGGCTGCGGCGTCACAAAACTGGCAGCCAGGTGGCTACTTTGCGTCTAGGAATGCCCGGGGATGCGACCCTACCGGTACACCTGGCAATCCTGGATTCCTTTATGAACACTTCCGGAATCCCCACCGCGAAACTGGTGAAGTTTTTCGGGATTGATCCGGCTCAACATTTGCTGGTGATCCATGATGACCTGGATTTGCCGGCCTTCGATTTGCGGCTCAAACGCGGAGGCGGCGAGGGCGGGCATAACGGTCTGCGTTCTATCAGTCAAAACCTGGGAACTAGAGACTATGCCCGCCTGCGGATGGGGATTGGACGCCCGCACCCGCGGCAAGATCCGGCTGACTATGTGCTTTCCCGCTTTCCCCGCGGGGAACAAACCGCCCTCGAGGACGCCTTAGATCGAGCCTGCGAAGCTGTAACTGAGGTAGTAACTGCGGGATTTACCCGCGCCCAACAGCGTCTAAACACTCACCCTTAG
- the rbfA gene encoding 30S ribosome-binding factor RbfA, producing the protein MADEARRRKVAERIQNTVARLLERRIKDPRIGFTTITDCKVTGDLQHATVFYTVLGDEDDRKKTARALNSAKGLIRSEVGKALGIRLTPTIEFALDALPEQAASFEEKLASALYSDQQLRGVSQTASYAGEADPYRKPREKKVFEDVPAAPAFTEWTGEDDIFSEDADGDVLADSPESGEVETSGSDNLFES; encoded by the coding sequence ATGGCCGATGAGGCTCGCAGACGCAAAGTTGCAGAGCGGATTCAAAATACGGTGGCGCGGCTTTTAGAACGTCGCATTAAAGATCCCCGCATCGGTTTCACTACGATTACAGATTGTAAAGTCACTGGGGATTTGCAACACGCCACCGTCTTTTACACGGTTCTTGGTGACGAGGACGACCGTAAAAAAACCGCGCGTGCTTTGAACAGCGCGAAAGGTTTGATTCGCTCCGAGGTAGGTAAAGCCCTGGGGATTAGGCTTACTCCCACGATCGAGTTCGCGCTCGATGCCCTGCCAGAGCAAGCCGCCAGTTTTGAAGAAAAACTCGCCAGTGCACTGTATTCTGACCAGCAGTTACGAGGGGTTTCGCAAACGGCTTCCTACGCCGGTGAAGCAGACCCCTACCGCAAACCCCGGGAAAAGAAAGTTTTTGAAGACGTCCCCGCCGCCCCGGCTTTCACCGAATGGACTGGTGAAGACGATATTTTCTCCGAGGACGCAGATGGCGACGTGCTCGCAGATTCTCCGGAATCTGGCGAGGTTGAAACCTCCGGCAGTGATAACCTCTTTGAAAGTTAG